A region of the Prosthecobacter dejongeii genome:
GATTGACCACGCTGTGGCCATCCCGGTGCCGGGCATGGAGAATCCATTCGCTCTGATTGATTCCGTGAGCCCCTACGTGGACGGTTATGTCATGAACCTCGGCGTGGCGATGCGTGCGGCCGACTCCATGGCTGGCAAAGGCATTTGCCTGCGCACGGATGTTTACAATACGCGGATCACTGGCGATGGCGCAGGCAGCATCAATGTCTATGGAGTGGAGGAAGCGGAAGCCGTGGGAGCCAATGCGGTGATGAACATGCTTTATCCTAACTCCATCAGTGAGCGCATCAATTTTCAGGAGTGCGCAGACATCATCCGCAGCAGCATGGATCTGGATATTCCGGTCATCATTGAGGCTCTGCCTTATGGCCTGGGCCAGACGGATAAATACACGCTGGAAAATGTGGCTTTTGCCGCTCGCCTCGCCGCAGAACTGGGGGCAGATGTCGTCAAGGTACCCTATCCGATTGATTGCAAACCGGGTGACTTTCGCAAAGTGGTGGATCAGGTCTGGATCCCCGTGATTATTCTGGGTGGTGCTTCTCTCAATGACGATGCGGCACTTTTGAAAATGACGGAAGATGCCATGGAAGCTGGAGCCTCTGGTGTCGCCATCGGGCGCAATGTCTGGCAGCATCAGAACCCCGCAGCGATTGCGCGCAGTCTTTCTGCGGTTGTGCATGAAGATGTCTCGGCACTGGAAGCCCTGGCTCTTTTGAAAGAACCTCTTCGTTAATCCAGTTTGGCTCATCCCCTGCCATGATGAAAACGCCTGCCCTCCTCGCCTCATCACTGCTGCTGCTTTCCCAAGCTTACAGCGCCGACTTGAAAACCTTCACCTTCACGGCTGACGATTGGTCGGAAGGGGATCCTCCGAAAGAGGTTTTCGTGGTGGATGGTACGATCAAAATCGCTGCGAAAGATGGCAATAAAGCCGTCATGATTTCTCCAGATAATCTGGTGGATGCCAGTGCCCAGTTTGCAGTGTCTGCGGCAGGTGATTCGGTGATCAAGACCAAGGTCTTTGCCAGCAAGCAGGGGCGAAGCAATCCTCGCTTCGGTATCGCTGTTCACGGCATGAGCGGCTATCGGCTGCTCGTCAATGCGCCGAAGAAGACACTGGAGTTGGTCAAGAGCGATGAAACGCTGGCCAGCATACCCTTTATCTGGAAGAGTGATGCCTGGCTGTGGATGAAGCTGGAAGTGAGGAAAACCGGCGAAGAATGGGCCATCACGGGTAAGACCTGGGCTACGGATGCTGCGGAGCCTGCTGAGGCACAGATCAAACATACGGATAAAGGGCTGAAAGGGCAGGGGAAAGTCAGTATTTGGGCCACCCCTTATTCCAATACGCCCATTTATTTTGACGACATCGAAGTAGGGGTGGAAGTAGCGGCAGAAACCAAATGAAAACAATCTTCGAAAGAAGATCATTTTCAAGTTGCCAACCTGCTGCGTGCATCTAGAATCGCTATCCACTCACGAAGCAAGGAGCGGTAGCTCAATTGGTTAGAGCGCCAGCCTGTCACGTTGGAGGTTGCGGGTTCAAGTCCCGTCCGTTCCGCCAGTGAGTTTGTAAAAAACCCGTTCAGCAATGAATGGGTTTTTTGTTGATCAAATGGCTCACGTTATACATCCGCGAAACGATGGTTGTGAGATTAAGGTCTGTATCGCTGTCTGTTTGTCGATGCTGATTAAAAAGACAAAAGCATGCGAAAAACACCCTTTTTCAGTTGCGAAAGCCCATAGCTCATGTAACATCTCTACCCACTCACGAAGCAAGGAGCGGTAGCTCAATTGGTTAGAGCGCCAGCCTGTCACGTTGGAGGTTGCGGGTTCAAGTCCCGTCCGTTCCGCCAGTGAGTTTGTTAAAAAAACCCGTTCAGTAATGAACGGGTTTTTTGTTTTTTCGGGCTTCTGTTAGCTGTGGGGCTCTAACGATGCTCCATGAATGCATGATACTTGGCCTAAAGCGAAATGAGCTTGTTTATTCATCGACCGCTTGTGCCTTCGGAGCCGCGCGGAATGCGGTACTCACGATGAGGGATGAGATGCCCGGCTTCCATTGGTAGCCGACGCCAAAAGGTAGATCGCCTGAAGCCCCTGCTTTGAAGGCAGCATCCAAATCAGTCTGGAAATGCTGTTTAAAAAGCTCAATCGGGCCTGGGTAGTTTCCATACAGACTGACCATCCACTGATCAGCAGCAAAGTATTTCAGGGGGATGCCGCTGTCGTCTTCGATGATGTTGCGCGTATTGTTAAGGAGGAAATCGC
Encoded here:
- a CDS encoding class I fructose-bisphosphate aldolase; its protein translation is MNRQENLEIFFRDGKTVILPIDHAVAIPVPGMENPFALIDSVSPYVDGYVMNLGVAMRAADSMAGKGICLRTDVYNTRITGDGAGSINVYGVEEAEAVGANAVMNMLYPNSISERINFQECADIIRSSMDLDIPVIIEALPYGLGQTDKYTLENVAFAARLAAELGADVVKVPYPIDCKPGDFRKVVDQVWIPVIILGGASLNDDAALLKMTEDAMEAGASGVAIGRNVWQHQNPAAIARSLSAVVHEDVSALEALALLKEPLR